The following DNA comes from Bos indicus x Bos taurus breed Angus x Brahman F1 hybrid chromosome 22, Bos_hybrid_MaternalHap_v2.0, whole genome shotgun sequence.
CTTAAAGCTCTGCTGTGCAGTCTTCCCATGGTATCTATAGGGAGTAGATTCCCCTATATTTTGGTatcaaaatccacagatgctcgagtcccttttataaaatgattttgtatttgcatataacctaggCACATTCCCTCATATACTTGAAATCATCTCTAGGTTACGTATAGTAGATAATTCAGTGTAAATGCTCTGTAACACTTTTAACGTCCTCAGAACAGCTAGCAGAGGTGCTACCTATggatcttcctcttccttccatgCCCTTTTTAAAATCAATGTTTGAGAAAGGAATTGATCACTGAATTCTTCTCAGTTCCAGCCAAGCCTGAATCGGGCCATCATAACCAGTTCAGGATCAGATTTTTGGGTGCAGGCTGAGTAGTCACAGCTTTAGGACAGAATCTCCTATAAACCACTTAATAGTCCAGTTTCCTTAGTTAAGTTTACTTCCGGGAGAAATCTTCGTCCAGAGCAAAGGCATTTGGGCTGCTCAAAGATCCAGCTAGATACTCTGTTAGAGGCAGCTCTCAGATAACAGCTCACCGGATTCTGTGCCAGCTCTGATGAGTAGAGGATATCAGAATGGTTAGGTTTTACAGGAATCTGGGATATggcttatttctttcatttttggcaGTTGTCACTGtgttagatatatatataaggttaaaatatatatatatatatttttttggtcaAATTGAATTATTTACTTTCCCCATGCAGTGTAAAGCCAGCACTGGTGGACACCGATCTTCATGTTCATTCTGCAAGTGCCCAAGGGAAGGTGAGTGGTGATAGAGGCGAAGGTGGTAGTTATTATTTTGTACACTGAACATGACAAATTTCCTGCTTTCCTTGGCTTTAAAGACTGATCATCCCTAAATACAAGTTCATctgtaaaactcttaaaagtgCAATGTGATAACTAACTTTGTGTGACCTGTTAGTAAATAGTTTTGGGTCTCAGAGTTCTGCCAAGGGCAGGAGATGGATTATGGGCTACTTAGCTTGGGCAGCTGACCAGAGGTCAGCAGTGTTGTTACTTAGACTATTGTTATAGTTTAAGGATACTAGGTTGAGGAAGAGTCTACATGGCATTCATCCATGTGACCCCTCCACTCCCACTTCTTTGAAGTTATTGGGGACAATTTGCTATGGTTACTGCTTTCTCACTTACATTATAAACATTTGAGGATCGTAACACAAACACATCCTTAAAGTAACAGTAAAAGTATAAACAAGACAAAATCAGGATTGAGGGTATGTGTTATTTTTATAGTGATAAACCTACCAGCTTCTCAGTGACttgattttaaagttaatttctcCTGAGAACCTCTAGGTAAACAGCCTTAAGAGTCTGTCAAAGGCATCTATACAGTAGTCCTATAACGATGACTGTTATGTGCCTCTTTCTGATATTATCCTGTAAGGAAAGCTAGTACCTGACAGTAAAATACAGTTCAGTGCTGGGATCCTGGTAGTCTTCTAAAAGATCTGTTTGTTCCAAGGTTAGACTTTAGTGTGCCTCCAAGGAATTTTTTAGCTCGCTTTTGACCTGTAGTGGAGATTCTGCTCTCAAGTGAGGGCTATGAAGCAGGTGTTCTGAAAATCTTTGCGGGGAGGCTGTATATGCTCTAGAGACCAAACCGGCACATGGGAAGGTGAGTAAATAACTTTCCCATAGACAGTTGGGAAATTTTTAGCTTGCTGTATCACTCCAGTTATGCAAAATTGTGTTTTCCCTCCAGAAAGTCATTTTTTCAGTCTGTtctaacaaatgaataaatgggtTATAGAAACCCTTGAGCACCATACCACTAAGATGGTTGAAACAGCTTTAAGCTAGAAACGTACATGGCAGGCATTCACTAGTCGCCTGTCACCACTGTTAAGTAATCTCTACACTGCTCCCACAGAATGTCTCTTTGAGCCACATGACTTCCCTTAAGAATGaattaactgtttaaaaaaaaaatgcccccaATTAACTGGATACATTATCCTGATATAGAAAGAGATTGGAAATgaatcatttatattttgaagGACATTTACCTGTTATAGTTATTGGCATGTAAATGAGCCTTGTACAGGTaggtctcttctttcttttgcagGAGACTAGGGTATCTAGTCTTACAGAATTTGAGCAGCTATTTTAGTACCATAACACTGGAAAAAGAAAGACTCCTAGGCATAACACATTTGACGTAAATGTTTCTAGCAAACTCCTAGAAAGATCATATGTTTAATAATTTTGTCCTCAAATCTGTTCTTATCAGTGGTTATAATAGTAAAGTCCAGGGTCTCATGAAAGATGTAAATGTTGGGGAAGTGATAAAAAACTCACTCataagattaaatttttttaatacttagtttCTTCTGTAAACTGTCTATTTACTGTCTTGTTAGCCTTTCTGCTTAAAGTTTGTCAGAGGACTTTTTggtaggtttgtttttttctttttacttttaaaaatattccagggaattctctggtggaccagtggctaagactcggcaCTTTTACTGTCAtggtccaggttcagtccctgggtagggaactaagatcctgcaagccatacaGCTTGCAGGATATAAGCCAGTTCCCTGGCAgtatagtggttaagactctgagcttccactgccaggggcacaggttcaatccctggtcagggaaataagatcccacatgttgctcactgtggccaaaaaaaaaacaaaaataaaaacattctagTGTTAGTATTTGTTGGCAAGTAAGGAGGAACCATAAGAGTATTGTTTGGGGGATTAAAACCTGTTGGagattctctttctgtttctgttcatCTAATGACAGAAGCCAAGCAAGAATTAGTAACCTACCCTCAGCCTCAGAAAACATCCATACCAGCACTATCAGAAAAACAAGCCAGCCAACCCTCAAGGTCAGCTGATAAGGAATCTGAACccaagaagagggaagaaggacaAGAACCACGCTTGGGACATCAAAAGAGAGAATCAGAAAGGTATCTGCCTCCTCGAAGGGAAGGGCTCACCTTCCGAAGAGACCGAGAGAAGGAACCATGGTCTGGGGAGACACGCCAGGATGGGGAAAGCAAAAGTAAGTGGTTTGTCAGGACATACACCAGTCTGTGACCACCATGCTTGGGGCATAGATGACCTATACTGTGACTTCCTACACCCTAGTAAAACAGCTCAACCTGATTATAGACGCTATTGTTTTTTGCAGGCCTCGCTGACAAAATCTATATCCTCCAACTAGCAAGTTGCTATTCAAATGCAGCAAGGCATAACTTTAGATTTCTAAGTATTGTGAAGAAAAGTGTGAAGTATTTGACAAGCATTCTGTTATAGAATCACCCTTGGTAAAGCAGGGTAACATCtgcagtataaaaaaaaaatacactctgAAGACTTCAAAATTGTaaacctttctctctttcctttctcctctcccatTTGTGCTTGGTTTGTTCAGCAATCATGCTAAAACGCATCTATCGTTCCACTCCACCTGAGGTGATAGTGGAAGTGCTGGAGCCCTATGTCCGCCTTACTACTGCCAACATCCGTATCATCAAGAACAGAACAGGGCACATGGGCCACACCTATGGCTTTATTGACCTGGACTCCCACGCAGTGAGTTGCAGTTGTCCAtcacccccatcccccaggcCCCTCACCCTACCCTTTCACCCCAGGATGGCCTAGGAACAACTGACTATGGAAACCTCAAGAAGGTTTGAAGGACTTGATCCTTAAAATTGTCATGTGCCACTTAGTACCATAACCCCTATTATTGTTTCCTTTGGCTCATTCAGGTGAAGTGACTGCCCTAGAAAGTTGGAACTTTCCAGGTCCATTTCTTGTCTGGTGGCATTTCAGTTTCCAGTTAAAATAAAGTGACAACTTAGTCACTTGGAAAATCTGAGTACTGAACCTTTTCAAGATTTTGttgaattttctaatttcttaaatcATTTTGACCAATCACAGTTTTATGTTTGATGGTAACAGAACATTTGCCCTTTTTCCTCAAAGTGTTGCTTTAATAGATTCTTGTGCCTTGAATTTCTAGTTGTGGGGTCCTCTTCCATGTAAGTAATGTGAGGGTAGCAATGAAAATTATGTTTTGCACTCAAAAATCACAAGAGACTTCGTAAACTGGATCTGATGCAGTGACAGTTGCAGACTAAAAGAAGAGGATTTGAACTTTTGAAATTGATACTAAGAACTGATGGCTACACTGACCATTATTCTGATCAACGCTTCATTAAGGGTTGCTTATTTTTGCCAGTGTGCTCTTAGTATTATAATTATGACCAGAACATAATGTTTAAtaaagttgttttgtttgttttgttttgttttgagaaggaaaatccatgttcagttttctttcataGGACAtgtccttttctctctttggGTTCAGATGAGTCTTTGTTTCCCCAGGAAGCTCTTCGAGTAGTGAAGATCTTGCAGAACCTTGATCCACCATTTAGCATTGCTGGGAAAATGGTAGCTGTAAACCTGGCCACTGGAAAACGAAGGTAAAGCAGAGGGATGGGACTCCTTTGTGTTACCCCACTCAGGTGTTTGGGAGGCAGCTCTTACCTCTGACTGGAGATACAGATGGTAAAGCATGCTTTCCCAGTGTGAGTTGCTTCAGATtcacatgtatattttatttttctatagcttgccttgttctttctctagattttttttttttttctttttaaatagtagTACTGAgtacttatttttttccccttgggccCCAGGTGATGGTACAGCCTTGGATGTGCAAAAAAAATTGCAATATATCCTTGCTCCCTGGAATCCTAAGAAAATGCTGTCTTGACTTTGTTCATACCCCCATAGTGCTGGGAAATCTTATTCTTCTTTACTCCTTCATTCATCTTGACCCAGAAGTGGTAACTGGAAAGTGGCAGCATCAGAGAGGCAGGCTTACAGGGAGGGGGCAGCTCTGTTCTGGTACCCTCAACTCAATTGCTGTTTTCCTCCAGCAGATAGTTATTCAGGAGTCCCACTGCTTCTCCCTTCAGGAGTCTCTGCATCACCAGACCTGCTGCTATCTGGGTTGATTCCTTTCCGTGCCACGGGGGGAATAGAGTTTCTCAGCAGATCTGTTAGGGTTGGGCGCCCCTCAAGTGGCTTTCGGTAGCAGGCTCAAGGCATGTTGTGTTGTTTGTTGCAGAAATGATTCTGGGGACCATTCTGACCACATGCACTACTATCaggtaggcttcagcagttggggAGTGCTTTGTTAAGATTCTCAAGTGACTGAAAAAGTGATCTTCACTTCTCTCTAATGGGTGATTGTTAAGGTAAATGGCTATCCGAAGTTCCAtaattttcacttgtttttctgTGATAGGGTAAAAAATATTTCCGAGATAGGCGGGGAGGTGGCAGAAATTCAGACTGGTCTTCCGATGTAAATCGACAAGGACAACAGTGTGAGTAACCTTTGTCTTATCTCTGTTGTTCTTTCTGGTTTGATTGCCCATTAATTGAAATCTTGATGATCACAAAGTTGGAAAGAGACAAGGGGTGCTCACTCAGAGAGCTCCATCTACAGGCTTTGGGTTGGCCAGCCTCCTTTTAGATTTCTTGACGAGTCCCCAGCAAGGGCTTCTTTGGACAGGGGCTAACACTGGCTCTGCTTTTATTCCCTCTAGCTTCATCTGACTGCTACATATATGATTCTGCTACTGGCTACTATTATGATCCCTTGGCAGGAACTTATTATGACCCCAATACACAGGTGAGTTTGGGGCTTTGTTATTTTGTAAatcattcttttatatttatttatttgtttaaagatttatttatttatttttggatgtgctgggtcctcattgctgcctgggcttttctctagttgtggtgaatggggaCTACACTTCGTTGCAgcgagtgggcttctcattgcagtggcttctcttgttgccaagcacaggctctaggcatggggCTTCAGCAGTCGCAGCTCACAGGCTGTAGAtcatgggcttagtagttgtggcgcatgaatttagttgctccacagcatgtgggatcttccaaagCCAAGAATTGAacctttgtcccctgcattggcaggcagattcttaactactggaccataagggaagtccttattttggtgtgtatattttgtttttttgaaatgTTCAGGTTTTATACTGAGTTATAATTATGTAGGTGGATTTTAAAGATGGTAATCTTCATGTTAACTGTTGTGTATatagaaaaatcaaaaaaaataaaaagaaaaaagaaaaatcaatgcctTGTGACAGTACAGGTGAGAACAGTGCTGCTCTTGGGAAAAATGGACAGTGAATGGTCTGGCTACGTCTTGACCCCTGGAGTGGGTTTTTAGGTTGTTTGATATGTTCTCCTCTTAGGCAAGAGGGAAAAAGCTGTTTCTTTCCCTCAGAAGAGAACTGTGCTCCTTAGACCTGGGATTTCTGGGAAAGTGAAATGTTCTATAGACTTAACTGTTTTGCAGCAAGAAGTCTATGTACCCCAGGATCCTGGGTCCCCTGAGGAAGAAGATATCAAGGAGAAGAAACCCAGCAGTCAAGGAAAGTCAAGTAGCAAAAAGGAAACGTCTAAAAGAG
Coding sequences within:
- the RBM6 gene encoding RNA-binding protein 6 isoform X4, which gives rise to MIHDKEVTLEYVPSLDFWYCKWCKASTGGHRSSCSFCKCPREEAKQELVTYPQPQKTSIPALSEKQASQPSRSADKESEPKKREEGQEPRLGHQKRESERYLPPRREGLTFRRDREKEPWSGETRQDGESKTIMLKRIYRSTPPEVIVEVLEPYVRLTTANIRIIKNRTGHMGHTYGFIDLDSHAEALRVVKILQNLDPPFSIAGKMVAVNLATGKRRNDSGDHSDHMHYYQGKKYFRDRRGGGRNSDWSSDVNRQGQQSSSDCYIYDSATGYYYDPLAGTYYDPNTQQEVYVPQDPGSPEEEDIKEKKPSSQGKSSSKKETSKRDSKEKKDRGVTRFQENASEGTAPAEDVFKKPLPPTVKKEESPPPPKVVNPLIGLLGEYGGDSDYEEEEEEEQTPPPQPRTAQPPQREELTKKENEEDKLTDWNKLACLLCRRQFPNKEVLIKHQQLSDLHKQNLEIHRKIKQSEQELAYLERREREGRFKERGNDRREKLQSLDSPERKRIKYSRETDSDRKPVGKEGINSSSTGGYVQQATGWRKGAGLGYGHPGLGSAEETESRMRGPNVGAPGRTSKRQSNETYRDAVRRVMFARYKELD